GTTCGTCTGGTTACTTCCTGGACTATCTGGATGTCCGAGTCCGAGTCATCTCGAATAATAACAGGTATTTGGGTTGGCGCTGGTATAGAAACGGGTGCTCTAGTTTCCTGAGGGATCCCTCGAACTTCAAAGTCTTGTGACCGAACTGGTGTTGCAGCTGGGACTGAAACTGGGGTATTCACGCTAGAAATGAAAACACCAACATCTTCTTCGGAATCGTCTCGAACAACGGCAACGGCTGGCCTGACTTGTTGAACGTTCCAGGAATATTTTTCAGTTGCAGGGGGAGGAGGAGATCGGGCATACAACGGTTTCTaaagtcaaataaatattgttGTAAGATAAATGATATGCCCAAGGTGTAAAATGTTACTTACCACCCAAGGAAGATCCAACAAACTTGGTCCGGTCACTGGAGCTGATGGAGCGCTGTTGGCGTAGGGTTTAGGTGTGGTCGATGGATACGTGAACGGAACTTTGGCTGGGGTTGGTGTCGTGGTTGGTGGCGCTGGAACACGGTGGGCTTGATGACCCATATAATTGAAGGTTGAATGATGCGGGGGATTAGCAGGAGGCGAATAAACTGGTGGTCTAGGAGTTGCCGGAGTCGAATAAATTGGCTTTTGCGGCGCTGGAGCTGCATAATTCGTCATTGGTCTTGAAGAAGCTGCAGCTGGATACGGAATTTGATACGCTGGAACACGCTGAGCCGTTTGGTGAGCATTTTGGTAAGCAGGAGGAGAATGTGAGGGTCTAACAGGATACGAAGGAGGGGCCACATAAGTTGGCCGTGATACGGGATACGTAGTTTGGTAGGGAGGAACGCGCTGAGGAGGAGGGACACCGTAAGTAGGCGGATGTGGAGAATAATAGGCGAAAGGTGGTGGGCGATTGCCAATTGAACGGTGTTTGGCTTCCGTCGAATACATATCATTCTGTCCAAATATGGAAGTTGTGCAAACGACCAAAACTAGAAGAATTTTCTCCATCTGAaaccagagagaaaaaaataattaatttactgcaaaattaatactttaatttattaaattgatAGAGCAATTTTTGTTaacttatttaaaataatcgaTTTCAATCGAATTAGACCTAATCCCAGCTTTTGAACAAAAGTTGGGATTAGGTCATATTACATTAAATTCCATCTTGAACGATATAATAAATATCGTACCTTTGCCAGAGCCACCATGTTGTCTTATTAAAAGATCCGACTGATCTTCGACTAAAACTCGGACGAAGTTGCCTTTATATACCTTCACTTCAAGTGACTGGGTGGTTATCATAACACAAGTCACTCTCCAAAGAAGAATGTAAAAAGGACGGCATCTATTGCGGTTCAGCAATTGGGAGGGGCGGCCGTCTAAGGAAGGAGGGGCAATTCTATTGTtgagagaaaaagtgaaaatagtGGTGCAGCACATAGACTTTCTTGTAGAGATGACCTTCATGTTAACCGGGGTGAATTGGGTCAGCAGGAGCCTAGTCTCTAGTCTCATTGTTTatcattttatcattttcttcttgtttaaaAGAATGACAGGTTCTTCATTCTGCATACGGTACAACTTTCAAACGCACGCATGTACGTTACCTCGGGTTATATATCCCGATTTGGTGCCTGATATGTAGCTGCCTCCATCGTTTCGAAATAATTCTTCTCCAATCTGGGTAACCTTGTGCACGCTTCAAATTATTTCGCTGTACATGGTCTGATgtacaaaaaagagaagaattcGGTTACCAACTGAAACAAGAGCAGTCTTATCAAAATGATACCCAAACGTGGAATGGTTAATTCAATCGATATTGAGCGAAAGTGCAGTATATTCGGTGAATTTTGAGCGAGTCGCAAAAGCAGACCCAAAGGGTGGAGGTGCTTTTtttcatgaaacaaaaaaagaacaaaataaaaacacgacaaagaaaattagacgtgatagtaaaaaataatttatggtCTGCGTATGTGTGAGTAATGGCGACGCATTCTAtgattggaaaatttaaaagtgtCACATCCgtggctctttttttgttttttgtttgtctgtttttaatttgttctcCATGCCGCAAACCGAATTTTTCTGGCAGCGATCGCTTGAGGTGGGAGGTACTCTAGCGAAGGAATCTCCACACTGGCGATTGAGGGTACGGTTGTCGCCGGAGCAGAGATTTGCGGGGCCGCAGTTACCACCTCTGAGATGGCGGCAGGTTTCGCTTCAACGGGTGGGAGGTACTCGAGCGATGGCAACTCTGCTACGACTGGTTCCGGCTTTATTTCAGGGACGACAGCAACTTCCTCGGCGATGACTTCTGGTTTTACTTcctcaacgacgacgacaacttCTTCAACGATCTCTGGTTTCACTTCGGGAACAACGACGACTTCTGGTTTCACTTCGGCGATAGAAACGACTGGAGGAAGATATTCAAGAGACAACTCGATAACTGGTGCTGGCTTCTCGGTTACGACGACTTGTTCGACGACAGCCTCCGGTTCTGGGACGACGACAACTTGCTCGACGACAGGCTCAGTTTCCGGAACAACGACTACTTCTTCGATGACCTCTGGTTTCACTTCAACGATGGAAACAACTTCTTCGACAACTGGTGCGACTGCAGGTGCGGTGGGAGTCAGAAGTGGTGGAAGATATTCAATCGATGGTAATTCTACAGCTGGTACTGACTCGGGTAATACGATCACCGCCTCAACAACTGGTTTCTGGATTTCAACAACTTCTTCGACCACTGGTTCTGGTACCAGTAAAACGGCCGGTGCTGCTTCAGTAACTGGTTTGGCAGTGCTGACAATTTCCTCGACCGGTTCAACAACAGCCAAAACTGGAGCAACAACTTCTTCAGCGGCAGGGGACGCTATAGAAATGGCCACTTCTGGCTCAGGAGCAGAGACAGTTGGTGCAGGAGGCAAGTATACCAGAGATGGAGCTTCCGCTTCGACGGGGGCAACAACAGGAGCAATTCCGGCAACAACAGGAGCAACTTCGGCAATAACGGGAGCAACCTCAACAACTTCTGGTGCCAGAATGGCAACAACAGCTGCTTCCGACACGATTTCGACGACCGGTGCGGCTTCTGATGCGACTTCAACGACTGCTTCTGTCACAGTTTCAGCAACGGGGGCAACTTCGGGTACTTCTGGCTCAACAACTTCCGGTGTCGGAACGACGACAACTACAATTTCAGGAGCTGCTTCTGTTACGATTTCAACAACTAGGCCCACCTCTGGTACTGCTTCAACGATTTCTTCAACCGGAGCGGCAATTTCGGCAACTGGGGCGACCTCTGGCACCGCTTCGACAACTTCCGGAACTGGAACGGCGACAACTTCAATTTCAGGAGCTGCTTCCGTCACGGTGtcgacaacgacaacaacttcCGGAGCGGGCTCAACTACTTCGGGGGCAACCTCGACAACTTGTACGGTTTCAGGGGCAACAGGCTCGACTAAAATAATTTCCGGTTCGGCGATGGGGACGACTTCTGGAGCGACGGCTTCGGCAATAGAAATAACTTCTACGATAGGTTGAGGGGCTTCCGTTGTTGCAACAACAGTTTCGACAATAGAAATAACTTCTACTGGTGCTGGTGCTTCCGGTACAGCAATCAACACAATTTCTTCGGGGACCTCTACGACCATTGGGGCCGGTTCGGCAATTGGGACAGCAGGTTCTTCAGCTGGCTCATACGGTTCAACGACAATTTCGGGTTCGACAGGAACTGATTCAAAGATAATTTCGGGTTCTACTGGTGCTGGTGCAACGACAAATTCAGGTTCAACTGGAGCCACACCGTAGACGGGTACTGGCCATGGCATCTCTAACATGGAAGGGGCTTCCGGAACGGGGACTGGAGCAGATCCATAAGAAGGTTGTGCGGGTTCAACGAAAACTTCGTTAGTCATTGGCATCATCATGTGAGCCATCGAGTCAGTCCAGCCAAGGGGTTTCTAAATGAAAGTGAAAGTTACAATTTCTTGTGTAAAAGTCAAACGGGTGAAATTTGGATTTCATACCGGCCAAGGAAGATCGAGCAAGCTCTGAGCTGAGCTAGTTTGAGGTGCAGCGGGTGGTGCAGTCCATTGAGAAACAGCTGGTTCAACCCATTGGGCTGGTGACGAGCCGTAAGCTGGCTGAGGGGCATGATCTGGAACAAAAACGGGCTCGGGAACTGCATAAGATGGGGCAGCAGGAGGAACGTATGAAGGGGCAGCGGGAGCTGGATAAGATGGTGCTGCTGGGGCTGGATAAGAGGGAGCTGCCGGGGCTGGATAAGAGGGAGCTGATGGAGCTGGATAAGACGGAGCTGGATAAGACGGAGCTGGATAGGAAGGAGC
This window of the Daphnia pulex isolate KAP4 chromosome 5, ASM2113471v1 genome carries:
- the LOC124193853 gene encoding calphotin-like isoform X4, whose product is MTPAKFGAVVLLACFAVAFATDMDLDAMETRHKKMGHRAAPAHYAPQPAYGAPHPPAYGAPHPPAYGAAPSKAKAQKAPKAPKAPKRPHHAPVYAAPAPYAAPAYAAPAYAPPAPAYAAPVQHRPVVYAAPKAKAPKAPKAPKAKAQRAPAYHPAPMPYRPPAPAPVRPVYAAPPKAKAPKALKSKAHRAPVYSAPRPAAYSAPKAKAPKSKGHPAPAYRPQPVYGAHPPMKAHHMVVYAPPAASSYSAPAAPSYPPPAAPSYPAPSYPAPSAPSYPAPAAPSYPAPAAPSYPAPAAPSYVPPAAPSYAVPEPVFVPDHAPQPAYGSSPAQWVEPAVSQWTAPPAAPQTSSAQSLLDLPWPKPLGWTDSMAHMMMPMTNEVFVEPAQPSYGSAPVPVPEAPSMLEMPWPVPVYGVAPVEPEFVVAPAPVEPEIIFESVPVEPEIVVEPYEPAEEPAVPIAEPAPMVVEVPEEIVLIAVPEAPAPVEVISIVETVVATTEAPQPIVEVISIAEAVAPEVVPIAEPEIILVEPVAPETVQVVEVAPEVVEPAPEVVVVVDTVTEAAPEIEVVAVPVPEVVEAVPEVAPVAEIAAPVEEIVEAVPEVGLVVEIVTEAAPEIVVVVVPTPEVVEPEVPEVAPVAETVTEAVVEVASEAAPVVEIVSEAAVVAILAPEVVEVAPVIAEVAPVVAGIAPVVAPVEAEAPSLVYLPPAPTVSAPEPEVAISIASPAAEEVVAPVLAVVEPVEEIVSTAKPVTEAAPAVLLVPEPVVEEVVEIQKPVVEAVIVLPESVPAVELPSIEYLPPLLTPTAPAVAPVVEEVVSIVEVKPEVIEEVVVVPETEPVVEQVVVVPEPEAVVEQVVVTEKPAPVIELSLEYLPPVVSIAEVKPEVVVVPEVKPEIVEEVVVVVEEVKPEVIAEEVAVVPEIKPEPVVAELPSLEYLPPVEAKPAAISEVVTAAPQISAPATTVPSIASVEIPSLEYLPPQAIAARKIRFAAWRTN
- the LOC124193853 gene encoding calphotin-like isoform X2, with translation MTPAKFGAVVLLACFAVAFATDMDLDAMETRHKKMGHRAAPAHYAPQPAYGAPHPPAYGAPHPPAYGAAPSKAKAQKAPKAPKAPKRPHHAPVYAAPAPYAAPAYAAPAYAPPAPAYAAPVQHRPVVYAAPKAKAPKAPKAPKAKAQRAPAYHPAPMPYRPPAPAPVRPVYAAPPKAKAPKALKSKAHRAPVYSAPRPAAYSAPKAKAPKSKGHPAPAYRPQPVYGAHPPMKAHHMVVYAPPAASSYSAPAAPSYPPPAAPSYPPPAAPSYPPPAAPSYPAPAAPSYPAPAAPSYPAPSYPAPAAPSYPAPAAPSYPAPAAPSYVPPAAPSYAVPEPVFVPDHAPQPAYGSSPAQWVEPAVSQWTAPPAAPQTSSAQSLLDLPWPKPLGWTDSMAHMMMPMTNEVFVEPAQPSYGSAPVPVPEAPSMLEMPWPVPVYGVAPVEPEFVVAPAPVEPEIIFESVPVEPEIVVEPYEPAEEPAVPIAEPAPMVVEVPEEIVLIAVPEAPAPVEVISIVETVVATTEAPQPIVEVISIAEAVAPEVVPIAEPEIILVEPVAPETVQVVEVAPEVVEPAPEVVVVVDTVTEAAPEIEVVAVPVPEVVEAVPEVAPVAEIAAPVEEIVEAVPEVGLVVEIVTEAAPEIVVVVVPTPEVVEPEVPEVAPVAETVTEAVVEVASEAAPVVEIVSEAAVVAILAPEVVEVAPVIAEVAPVVAGIAPVVAPVEAEAPSLVYLPPAPTVSAPEPEVAISIASPAAEEVVAPVLAVVEPVEEIVSTAKPVTEAAPAVLLVPEPVVEEVVEIQKPVVEAVIVLPESVPAVELPSIEYLPPLLTPTAPAVAPVVEEVVSIVEVKPEVIEEVVVVPETEPVVEQVVVVPEPEAVVEQVVVTEKPAPVIELSLEYLPPVVSIAEVKPEVVVVPEVKPEIVEEVVVVVEEVKPEVIAEEVAVVPEIKPEPVVAELPSLEYLPPVEAKPAAISEVVTAAPQISAPATTVPSIASVEIPSLEYLPPQAIAARKIRFAAWRTN
- the LOC124193853 gene encoding calphotin-like isoform X1, translated to MTPAKFGAVVLLACFAVAFATDMDLDAMETRHKKMGHRAAPAHYAPQPAYGAPHPPAYGAPHPPAYGAAPSKAKAQKAPKAPKAPKRPHHAPVYAAPAPYAAPAYAAPAYAPPAPAYAAPVQHRPVVYAAPKAKAPKAPKAPKAKAQRAPAYHPAPMPYRPPAPAPVRPVYAAPPKAKAPKALKSKAHRAPVYSAPRPAAYSAPKAKAPKSKGHPAPAYRPQPVYGAHPPMKAHHMVVYAPPAASSYSAPAAPSYPPPAAPSYPPPAAPSYPPPAAPSYPAPAAPSYPAPAAPSYPAPSYPAPSYPAPSAPSYPAPAAPSYPAPAAPSYPAPAAPSYVPPAAPSYAVPEPVFVPDHAPQPAYGSSPAQWVEPAVSQWTAPPAAPQTSSAQSLLDLPWPKPLGWTDSMAHMMMPMTNEVFVEPAQPSYGSAPVPVPEAPSMLEMPWPVPVYGVAPVEPEFVVAPAPVEPEIIFESVPVEPEIVVEPYEPAEEPAVPIAEPAPMVVEVPEEIVLIAVPEAPAPVEVISIVETVVATTEAPQPIVEVISIAEAVAPEVVPIAEPEIILVEPVAPETVQVVEVAPEVVEPAPEVVVVVDTVTEAAPEIEVVAVPVPEVVEAVPEVAPVAEIAAPVEEIVEAVPEVGLVVEIVTEAAPEIVVVVVPTPEVVEPEVPEVAPVAETVTEAVVEVASEAAPVVEIVSEAAVVAILAPEVVEVAPVIAEVAPVVAGIAPVVAPVEAEAPSLVYLPPAPTVSAPEPEVAISIASPAAEEVVAPVLAVVEPVEEIVSTAKPVTEAAPAVLLVPEPVVEEVVEIQKPVVEAVIVLPESVPAVELPSIEYLPPLLTPTAPAVAPVVEEVVSIVEVKPEVIEEVVVVPETEPVVEQVVVVPEPEAVVEQVVVTEKPAPVIELSLEYLPPVVSIAEVKPEVVVVPEVKPEIVEEVVVVVEEVKPEVIAEEVAVVPEIKPEPVVAELPSLEYLPPVEAKPAAISEVVTAAPQISAPATTVPSIASVEIPSLEYLPPQAIAARKIRFAAWRTN
- the LOC124193853 gene encoding calphotin-like isoform X3, whose product is MTPAKFGAVVLLACFAVAFATDMDLDAMETRHKKMGHRAAPAHYAPQPAYGAPHPPAYGAPHPPAYGAAPSKAKAQKAPKAPKAPKRPHHAPVYAAPAPYAAPAYAAPAYAPPAPAYAAPVQHRPVVYAAPKAKAPKAPKAPKAKAQRAPAYHPAPMPYRPPAPAPVRPVYAAPPKAKAPKALKSKAHRAPVYSAPRPAAYSAPKAKAPKSKGHPAPAYRPQPVYGAHPPMKAHHMVVYAPPAASSYSAPAAPSYPPPAAPSYPPPAAPSYPPPAAPSYPAPAAPSYPAPAAPSYPAPSYPAPSYPAPSAPSYPAPAAPSYPAPAAPSYPAPAAPSYVPPAAPSYAVPEPVFVPDHAPQPAYGSSPAQWVEPAVSQWTAPPAAPQTSSAQSLLDLPWPKPLGWTDSMAHMMMPMTNEVFVEPAQPSYGSAPVPVPEAPSMLEMPWPVPVYGVAPVEPEFVVAPAPVEPEIIFESVPVEPEIVVEPYEPAEEPAVPIAEPAPMVVEVPEEIVLIAVPEAPAPVEVISIAEAVAPEVVPIAEPEIILVEPVAPETVQVVEVAPEVVEPAPEVVVVVDTVTEAAPEIEVVAVPVPEVVEAVPEVAPVAEIAAPVEEIVEAVPEVGLVVEIVTEAAPEIVVVVVPTPEVVEPEVPEVAPVAETVTEAVVEVASEAAPVVEIVSEAAVVAILAPEVVEVAPVIAEVAPVVAGIAPVVAPVEAEAPSLVYLPPAPTVSAPEPEVAISIASPAAEEVVAPVLAVVEPVEEIVSTAKPVTEAAPAVLLVPEPVVEEVVEIQKPVVEAVIVLPESVPAVELPSIEYLPPLLTPTAPAVAPVVEEVVSIVEVKPEVIEEVVVVPETEPVVEQVVVVPEPEAVVEQVVVTEKPAPVIELSLEYLPPVVSIAEVKPEVVVVPEVKPEIVEEVVVVVEEVKPEVIAEEVAVVPEIKPEPVVAELPSLEYLPPVEAKPAAISEVVTAAPQISAPATTVPSIASVEIPSLEYLPPQAIAARKIRFAAWRTN